From the genome of Peptoniphilus sp. ING2-D1G:
GAACTCATAAATTCAATTCAGACGAATCAAAACGAAAAATTCAGAAACAAATACAGAAAAGTGGACATTCTATTAATAGACGATATTCAGTTTATTGCCGATAAGGACAGAACAATGGAAGAATTTTTTCACACCTTCAATGAACTCCACAGTCAAAATAAACAAATTGTTCTGACTTCCGATAAACCTCCTCAAGAAATAAAATCTCTTGAAGAAAGACTTATCTCAAGATTCGCATGGGGCCTTGTAGTGGATATTCAGCCGCCTGATCTGGAAACAAGAATTGCAATACTAAGATCAAAGGCTAATAACGAAGGATATGATGTATCAGATGATGTGATAAACTTCATAGCAAAAAACGTAAAAAGCAATATAAGAGAACTTGAAGGAGCACTGTCGAGAATAATGGCCTATTCAAAATTAACTTCAAATTCTATTACTGAAGAAACAGCAGAGATAATTTTAAAGGATATTTACAATACTAAAAAAGAAAAAGAAATAAACACCGAAATCATAAAAGAGGTAGTATGCAAGCATTTCAACATATCGGTGGCGGATATGAATTCTAAAAAAAGAACCAGAAATATAGCATATCCAAGGCAAATAGCCATGTTTATAACAAGGGAATTAACCGATCTTTCCCTTCCTAAAATAGGAGAGGAATTCGGAGGAAGAGATCATTCAACTGTAATACATGCATATAATAAAATTGAAAAAGATATGGAGAAACATACTTCTCTAAAGATAAAAATAAATAATTTTAAAAAAGAAATAACCGGCTGATGTTAGTAACTTAGATAAATATTCAAATAATCAACATTTTATAAAACTTATCAAATATTGTTGATTATTTGTTTTGAAGCACTTACTAACAAACTAACAACCCCTATTACTATTATTAATATATATATATACTATATATGTGATTGGAGAAAAAAATGAAAATCAAAGTAAATAGAAAAGAACTCGTTAAACACATTAATATCGTACAAAAAGCTATTTCCAACAGAACCACTAAACAGATACTTGAAGGTATACTTTTAATAGCTGAAGATAATATTCTTACATTGATTGCATCCGATGAAAAAATAAGCATAAAAAGCAAGCTTTCAACTATTGTTAACAAATCGGGAAAATGCGTTGTAAACGCCAGGCTTTTTGGAGAAATAATAAGAAGATTACAAGATGATGTAATAGATATTACAGTAAATCAAAACAATATGAATATCAATGCTAAAAGGTCGGATTTCAACATACAAGTTCAAAATGAAGAGGAATTCCCAAATTTACCGCGAATGGATGATGGATTGAATTTTGAAATAGATTCTGAAGATTTAAAAGATGCTGTAAGAAAAACAACCTTTGCGGTTTCTATAGATGAAACGAGAATAAATTTCACAGGGGTTTTTATGGACGTAAATCCTGAAGAAATAAATTTTGTTGCAATTGACGGATTCAGAATGGCGCTAAAGAGCATAAAAACAAAAACAGAAACGAAAACTTCAGTCATAATACCTGCAAGAGCATTAAATGAACTTGTAAAAATAATAGAAGAGGAAGAAAAAATAATAAAAGTTGATTTGAGTTTCAATCAAATAAAGTTCACTCTTGATAATGCTGAATTGTACAGCACTTTAATTCCGGGGGAATTCTTTAAATACGAAGGTCTAATAAGAAAAAATCACACGACAGTTGCCTCTACAAATATATTTGAACTGCAAAACGCACTTGAAAGAGCATCTCTATTGGCAAAGGAAGAAAGAGCAAATCTTGTAAAACTGGATGTTCACGATTCGGATATATTAATAACATCAAATTCTGAAATAGGATCTGTAAAGGAAAATGTGGAATCTCAAGTTGATGGAGAGGGATTGAAAATAGCTTTCAATTCAAAATATCTACTGGAAGGAATAAAGAATATGACAAGTGAAACACTGAAACTCAATTTTACAGATTCTGTAAATCCCTGCATAATCACTGAAGAAGAGGATCCTGATTACATTTACCTCGTACTGCCTGTAAGACTTGCGAATTAGGAGAAAATCATGGACAAAGATCATATTACACTTAGTGATTTTTTAAAATTGAACAATATAGTCCAAAGTGGAGGAGAAGCAAAAATTTTAATTCAATCAGGGCAAGTAAAGGTAAATGGAGAAGTTGAAACAAGAAGAGGTAAAAAACTTCAAAAAGGAGATAAAATTACACTTAACTCAGAAGAATATACATGGTGAATAATGAAAATTTTAAATTTAGAAATTTTTAAATTTAGAAATTATGAATACTTAAATTTTAAACCCGATATAAATTTAAATTTAATTTTGGGTGAAAATGCCATGGGAAAAACCAATTTTCTGGAAGCTATTTATATGCTAACTTTCGGAAAATCCTTTAGAACCTCAAGAGATAAAGATCTCATAAAGATAGGTTCAAATAATACAATATTAAAATCTAAAGTACTTAATTTTGAATATGAAGACGAATTGGAAGTAGAAATTGAATTACAAGGATCAAATAAGTTTAAGATAAATGAAAAGCAGGAAAGTATAAAAAAATACAAAAAAAATTTCAGTTCGGTAATTTTTTCTCCTGCTGATTTAAACATGATAAAACAATCACCCAATGAAAGAAGAAAATATTTAGATGATTTAATATCCATAATAAGCCCGGTATACGAACACAATCTATCATGTTATAAAAAAATAGTTTTCCAACGAAACAGATTATTAAAAAATAATTTAAAAGAAAATAATAGCAAAAATTTACTGGAAGTCTATAATTTTCAACTTGCAAATTATGGAATAAAGCTATTAAAGGAAAGACTTAAAATAATAAGAATATTTGAAAAATTTTGCAAACATCACTTCAAAGTTTTATCGGGAGGAGATGATTTCAAAATAACTTATTTAAGTACAATAGCTTTTAATTTGGAAGAAGATATAGGAAAAACCTTTAAAGAGAGTTTAAATAAGGCATTAACTTCAGATTTAGAAAAAAGAATAACCACAATAGGACCTCATAGAGATGATCTTGATTTTAAAATAAACGGACTTTCTGCAAAAAATTACGCATCACAAGGCGAGATAAGAACTGCCGTGCTATCTTTAAAACTATCTGAAATAGATTTGATAAAAGAATATAAAAAGAACAATCCTATATTGTTGCTTGATGATGTTTTTTCTGAACTGGATAAAAACAGGATAAGTTATTTGATTAATAATATATCAAACACCCAAACATTCATTACATCAACGAGTTATGATTTTAAAATAAGTGATTTAAAGGGGAGTATTTATGAAGTTAAAGAAGGGAAAATTTTTAATATAGACAGGAGAATGAAATGAAGAATAATGAAAGACATTATGGTGCCGAAGATATTCAGGTTTTAACAGGTCTTGAACCTGTAAGAAAAAGACCTGGTATGTATATCGGTTCTACAGGAGAAAAGGGACTGCATCATTTAGTATATGAGGTAGTTGACAATTCCATTGACGAAGCCTTGGCGGGTATTTGCGACAAAATAACAATCGAAATTCACGAAAATGGAGCGATTTCTGTAACCGATAACGGCTCGGGGATACCTACCGAAATTCATCCCCAAACCAAAAAAAGCACAGTTGAAACCGTACTTACCATACTTCATGCAGGGGGAAAATTCACCAATAAAGCTTATTCAGTATCGGGAGGTCTGCACGGAGTAGGGGTTTCCGTAGTAAATGCACTTTCAATTGAACTGGTAGCAACAATCAAGAGAAATGGAAAAATATATCAGCAAAAATTCTCAAGAGGAAAAGCTGTAAGTGAGCTTGAAATTATCGGCACTACTGAAAAATCCGATACGGGAACAAAAATATATTTTGTACCCGATGAAGAAATATTTGATACGGTTATATTTAACGATGAAGTTCTCTTAAGAAGATTTAGAGAAATGGCATTTTTAAACAAAGGCATCACAATAGAATTTATAGATAGAAGAAATGATAAAAGTGAAATTTTTATGTACGAAGGTGGAATAAAATCCTTTGTAGAGTTTATAAATAGAAAGAAAACTCCCGTACAAAAAAAAATAATTTATATAGATGAAGAAAGAGAAAAGGTTGTAGTAGAGATAGCTCTTCAATACACGGATTCCTACAATGAAACCGTGCTTACTTTTGCAAATAACATAAATACAGAAGAAGGAGGAACTCACCTTTCAGGACTGAGATCTGCACTTACAAGGACAATAAATGAATATGGACGAAAATACAATATAATAAAGGAAAAAGAAGAAAATTTATCCGGTGAAGATGTAAGAGAAGGTCTTACAGCTGTAATATCGGTTAAACTTCCCAATCCTCAATTTGAAGGACAAACAAAAGCAAAGCTCGGTAATTCCGAAATCAGAGGCATAGTAGATTCAGTATTATCTGAAAATTTGGAAAACTTTTTAGAGGAAAATCCAAAGATTGCAAAATCCATATTGGAAAAAGCCCTTTCAGCAAGAAGAGCAAGAGAGGCCGCACGAAAGGCAAGAGATCTTTCAAGAAAGAAAAATATTTTGGATAGCATGGCTCTTCCCGGAAAACTAAAGGACTGTCAGAACACCGACAATGAAACAACGGAGATTTTCCTTGTGGAAGGTAATTCCGCAGGAGGCTCGGCGACTGATGCAAGGGATTCAACTTATCAAGCAATTCTTCCCCTTAGAGGTAAGATAATGAATGTAGAAAAAGCAAGAATTGACAGAGTACTTAATTCAGAAGAAATAAAAGCCATGATAACAGCCTTCGGTACAGGTATCGGAGAAGATTTCAACATTGAAGATTTAAGATATAACAAGATAATAATAATGACCGATGCCGATATAGACGGCGCTCATATAATGACACTTCTGCTTACATTTTTATTCAGATACTTAAGACCTCTCATTGAAGAAGGGCATGTATATGTGGCAAAACCTCCGCTTTTTGGAATTCTACACAGAAATAAAGCTGTGAGATATTGTTACGATGAAGCGGAACTCCAAAGCGCTTTAAAGGAACTTGGAAAAGATAAAAAATATGAAATAAAACGATATAAAGGTCTCGGAGAGATGAATGCCGAAGATCTTTGGGAAACAACCATGAATCCGGATCACAGGATACTGCTTAGGATAGAATTGGATGATTTGGTTTATGCTGATGAAACCTTTGATACACTAATGGGATCCGAAGTTGAACCCAGACGTGAATTTATACAAGAAAATGCAAAATATGTTGATTATATAGATGCATAGGAGGAAATATGAGTGAATTTTCAAATAGTGGAATAGTCGATGTAAAACTGTCGGAAAAAATGAGGAAGTCTTACCTCGAGTATTCCATGAGCGTAATAGTATCCCGTGCATTACCTGATGTAAGAGATGGTTTAAAACCGGTACACAGAAGAATATTGTATGGAATGCAAGTTTTAGGATTAACTCCCGGAGGTCCTTATAAAAAATCTGCAAGACTTGTAGGAGATGTAATGGGTAAATTTCACCCTCATGGGGATTCATCCATTTACGATGCTACAGTTAGACTTGCACAACCCTTCAATACGAGATATCCCTTAGTGGACGGACAAGGTAACTTCGGAAACATCGATGGAGACGGCGCAGCGGCAATGCGTTATACAGAAGTGAGAATGGCAAAACTCGCCCTTGAAATGCTAAGAGATATAAATAAAGATACAGTGGATATGGTTCCTAATTTCGATGAAGAAGAAATTGAACCCGCCGTACTTCCGGCGAGATTTCCCAATCTTTTAGTAAACGGATCTGCCGGAATTGCAGTAGGAATGGCTACGAATATGCCTCCTCATAACTTAAGAGAAGTCATAGACGGAGTAATAAGTTTTATAGACAATGAAGACATAACAATAAAAGAACTAATGAAGGACATAAAGGGACCGGATTTTCCCACAGGCGCCTATATAATGGGAAGAGAAGGAATAAAACAAGCCTATGAAACAGGCAGAGGCAAAATTCAAATAAGAGCCGTCGCTGAGATAGAGGAAGTAAAAAACAAGCAAAGAATAATAATAAGAGAACTTCCCTACCAAGTCAACAAATCAGCTCTTCAAGTGAAGATAGCCTCCTTGGTAAAAGATAAAGTCATTGAAGGAATTTCCGCAATAAGAGATGAATCCTCCAGAAAAGGAATAAGAGTAGTAATTGATTTAAAAAAGGATGCTCATGCAAATGTCGTTTTAAATAAACTGTACAAAAACACTCAAATGCAAATAACCTTCGGGATAATAAACTTGGCTCTTGTAAACGGAGTACCTAAAATTTTAAATCTCAAGGAATTAATTTCCCATTATGTGGATCATCAAATAGAAGTAGTGACAAGAAGAACTAAATTCGACTTAGATAAATCAAAAGCCAGAGCTCATATAGTTGAAGGGCTTGAAATTGCTCTGGACAATATAGACAGAATTATAGAAATCGTAAGATCTTCAAAGGACGATGCTGAAGCTAAGGAAAAATTCACATTGGAATTTGGACTTTCAGACATTCAAGGACAGGCAATTCTCGATATGAGAATAAAAAGACTCACAGGACTTGAAAGAGAAAAACTGGACAGCGAATACAAAGAACTTCTTAAAATCATCAGAGAATTAACTGAAATTTTAGATGATCATTCAAAATTAATGGGAAAAATAAAAGAAGAATTAAATGAAATAAAAGAAAAATATTCAGACTTAAGAAGAACCGTAATAAAAGCTTCGGAATCTGAAATAGATATAGAAGACATAATAAAAGAAGAAGATGTAGTAATAACACTTACAAAACTCGGCTATATAAAAAGAATGCCCGAAGGAACATATAAACCCCAAAGAAGAGGCGGAAGAGGAATTTCCGCTCTAAGCACAAAGGACGGAGATTTTGTATGTGATTTATTTGTAACATCAAGCCACGATTCAATATTGTTCTTTACAAATTTAGGAAGAGTATATAGACTTAAATCATATGAAATACCTGAAAGCTCAAGACAGGCAAGAGGAATGGCTGTGGTCAACCTATTGGAACTATCAGCCGGAGAAACTATTCAATCCATAATACCGGTAAAAGAATTCGATCCGGATCTTAATATTTTAATGGCTACAAAAAAAGGAATAGTTAAAAAAACATCCTTTGAAGAATACAAAAACATAAGAAAAACAGGTATAATTTCCATGAACTTAAAGGAAGAAGACTCAATTATAGCAACAATGCTCACCACGGGAAATGAAGATGTAATAATTGCCACTAAAAAAGGAAAAGCCATAAGATTTTCCGAAAAAGACGTAAGAAACACAGCCAGAAACTCCATGGGAGTAAAGGCAATTGAACTGGATAAAGATGATGAGGTAATAGGATGCGAAATAGCCGATGATGAAAAATTCATGCTCGTGATTTCTGAGAGAGGATACGGCAAAATAACACCTATGACCGAGTACAGAACACAATCTCGTGCAGGTAAAGGAATGATAACCTATAGACCCAAGCAAAAAACAGGCAATTTAGTATCTTCAAAAGTAGTGGACAAAGAAGATGAAATAATGATAATAACAGTAGAAGGAATCATTATCAGAATAAAGGTGGATGAAATATCAACTATGGGACGTGCGACATCAGGAGTAAAACTCATGAATATAACGGATTCGGAAGTTGTAGCTGTAGCGACATATATAGGAGATTAAGGAGGAAAAAGTGTTTAACATAAAATATGAAGTAAAGGAAGAACTCATAATTTATCCACAAGGTGAATTGGACATATATACAACTCCAAAATTTAAAAAAGAAGTATTGAATCTATACAAAGAAAATCAAAAAAACATACTGATAGACGGAATTAATTTGGAATATATCGACTCTACAGGTTTGGGAGCATTTATGTTCATATTGAATGAAATAGAAAAGAATGAGCATAAACTCGCCATTCAAAATATAAATCCCAGCATAAAAAAACTGTTTACAATTACAAAATTAGATAATATATTTGAAATGAGGTAAAAAATGGAAAAAATCAGTCTTAAAATTCCGGCAAATGCCAAATATTTCAGTTCCGTAAGACTATTTTTATCAGGAATATTAACAGGTATGAATTTCGACATTGAAAAAATAGAAGACTTGAAAATGGCTCTTAGCGAATGTTTAAATGTAGCCCTTAAACTTGAATGTGAAGAAATAATAGAAATCGAATTTGCAATATCAGGTAATCAAATAAAAATAAAAATAGGAAATATCTGTGAAAAAGAAACAGATTTCTCGGAAGAAATATCTCTTCCTCTAAAAATAGTGGAATGTCTTGTAGATAAATGTGAAATGGAAGATGAAAATCTGATAATAACCGCAGAAGTGTAGGTAATAATATGAATGCCGAACAATATTATAAATTAAACAGAAAACTGACTAAGGAAGAAAGAAAAGATCTGTTTAAAGAATATGAAAAAACAAAGGATATGGAAATAAGAGATATTCTAATAAAGGAACATCTCTACATAGCTGAAGTACTTTCAAAAAAATATGCAGGTCGAGGAATAGACTATGACGACATATTTCAGGTAGCTTCCATAGGTCTTATATATGCAATAGAAAGATACGATTTGTCAAAGGGTTTTGAATTCTCTTCCTTTGCAACACCTACAATAATAGGGGAAATAAAAAAACATTTCAGAGACAAGGGATGGACCATCAGAGTTCCACGAAGAATTCAGGAACTGTCTAAAAAAATAAACAACGCCAGAGTTAATCTCTCACAGCAATATCAAAAAACTCCCACTGTAAATGAAATAGCCGATTATTTAAATACCACACCGGAAGAAATTCTTGAAACCATAGAAGCAAGTAAAGTATATTCCCCACAATCATTGGATATCGTATATGATTTAAACGGAGATGATAAGGAAATCAACTTAGGAGATTTAATAGGCATAGATGAAAAATATTTTGATAAAATAGAAGTAAATGACTTGCTTAAAAAAGCCATGTCAGATTTAAACGAAATAGAAAAAACCATATTGGTAGAAAGATATTTCAACGGAAGCACCCAAGTGTCAATAGCAAAAAAATTGGATATATCTCAAATGACCGTTTCAAGAATAGAAAAAAAAGTATTAACTAAAATGAAAAAAGAAATGATAAAAACCTTGGAGGCATAACATGAGCAGAAAAAAATTTATGCTATATCTCAATAAAGCTATATTTGCATTTGAAGTACTTATCTCAATAATGCTTGTAATAGGAATAGTAATATCTGTTCCGGATATTTTAAGATACTATATAAAAATACTTCAAAACGATGTTCAAGTAAGTGCAATATTATTCAATAATTTTTTATCTCACGTATTGATGCTTGTAATAGCCATGGAATTTATACTTTTATTGGTAACGCAAAACGATTCTACTACAGTTCACTTGATAACATTGGTAATAGCAAGAAAAATGTTGATAAAATCCGATGAAATGTCAGATATTCTCCTGGGGGTAATAGCAATAACAATACTATTCTTAACCAGAAAATTTCTTTCAAAGGAAAGCGGCTCAACGAATATGAAGAGGATGAACGATGAAAAAATATTTTCAGGAGCATCTGAAATAGAAGAGATAAACAGGATTTATAACTATAAAATAGATCCCCTTGACTTTGTAACTATAGGTGGATTAGTTTCAAAATTATCAGACATAAATGGAGTAGAACTTGAAGTAGGACAGATGCTTGAAGACAATGACTACATTTATGAAATTAAAAAAATGAGCAACGGACTCATAGAAGAAGTTTCAATATATAAAAAAAATAAAAAAGAATAAGGTAAGAGGTCGAAATAAATGGTAATTAAGCCGAAATCTTATAAGCAGTTAGCCTATGAAGAGCTTAAAGAAAATATAATAGAAGGAACATATAAACCCAATCAGGTTTTAAATGAAAGATCTATATCTGAAGATTTTGGAATAAGCAGAACTCCCATAAGGGAAGCTTTTCAAAGACTTTATTATGAAGGTTGGCTTGTAACAAAGGACAATAAAAAAAATGTTGTAAGAGAATTTAATTTAGAGTACATAATAATGAATCAAAAAGTAAGAGAATCTCTTGAAATTTTAGCCATAATTGAAAGTATAGATAAATTTAAGGACTCGGATGTAAAAAACTTAGAAAAGATAACAGAGGAGCAAGAACAAATAATAAAAGAAGGAAACTTTTATAAATATATAAAATTAGATAGAAAATTTCACGAATATATATATTTAATTTCAGAAAATTCCGTGTTGACAAAAATATTGTCCAATTTAAACGATACGGTGAGATATTTTGGACAAATTGCACTGAGTTATCCCAATAGACAGGAACAAACAGTAAAAGAACACAGAAAAATTATAGAAGAAATTAAAAACAAAGATGAAAGAAAAGCTGCTGAAGCCATGAAAATTCACATGGAAAACACATTAGATGCAATTAAATACAGTTATAAATAAAACAAAAGGGTTTCCCCTATTCCCATCGATGCAAAGTATCGATGAGAATAGGGGTTTTAAATTTTATGTTAAAAAATTTGCAAAAAAACTTTTAAAAAAAACATTTTCATGGTATAATGCATATGGTATACCAAGAAAAAGGAGGTAAAAAAATGAAAATTTCGTTAATACAATGTAATCTTTCGATGGGAGGTGTTGATGAAAATTATAAGTTGATTGAAAAAAAAATAAAAAATGCTTGTGAAAACAAACCAGATGTTGTAGTTTTACCGGAATTATGGGATACTTCTTTTTTTCCTGAAAACGTTAAAGAGCTTGCAGACAAAAATGGACAAAGAGCAAAATCCTTTTTATCTGAGCAGTCAAAAAAATACAATGTAAATATTGTCGGGGGATCTGTTACAAATCTTGTAGAGGATAAGTTATACAATACAAGTTATGTTTTTAACAGAGATGGTAACTTAATATCTGAATATAACAAGGTTCATTTATTTACTCCTGCCGGGGAACATAATTATTTTGAGTTTGGAGATAAAATGGCTACCTTTGAACTTGATGGAGTAAAATGCGGACAAATTATATGCTATGATATAAGATTTTTAGAATGGGTCAGAATGAACGCTTTAGATGATATAAGTATTCTATTCGTTCCTGCAGCATGGCCGGAGGTAAGAAATCTTCATTGGGATGTTTTAAACAGAGCAAGGGCTATTGAAAACCAAATGTTTGTAGTTTGTGTTAACAGTACCGGAAAAGCCGGAGAAGGAAAATTTGGCGGTCATAGTGCTATAATCGATCCTTGGGGAGAATATATAGTAAAACCTGATGACAAAGAAGAAATTAAAACAGGTGAAATAGACTTATCAATAATAAAGGACATAAGGGAAAGAATAAACGTATTTAGAGATAGAAGAAAAGATTTATATAATTTGGAATAGGTGATTTAATTGGAATTTTTATTAAATAATGAAAAGATTTCTGTGAATTTTAAAGATGTTTACATCATAGGTTATGCCGGAAGAGATATGAAAAAAACGCAAGAACATATTGATGAGTTGGAAAGAGATTTAGGAGTAAAACCTCCAAAGAAAATACCAACAATATTTGAATGTTCAAATGAACTTGTGACACAGGAAAAGGATTTAAAGTTTATAGGCGAGATGACTTCGGGAGAATGTGAATACATAATAATCAAATCTGCAGATAAAATTTACATCACATTAGGATCCGACCATACTGATAGAGAACTTGAAAGCGTAGATATCTCAAAGGCTAAACAAGTATGTGTTAAACCTGTTGCAAAGGAAGTTTGGGATTATGAAGAAGTAAAGGATCATTGGGATGACATTTTACTTAAATCCTATATAACTGTAGATGGAGAAGAAAAGCTTTATCAAGACGGAACACTGGCAGACATTTTACCCGTTGAAAAAATTCTTCAGGAATTAGATGAAAGAGTTGGAAATTTGGAAGATACATTGATATTTTCAGGAACAGTTCCACTTAAAGAAGGATTTATTTACGGAGAAAAATTCAGATCCGAAATGATAGATGAAAATTTAGACAGAAAAATAGAATTTGAATATCTAATTAATGTAAAAGGTGTGGAGGAATTATAATGAAAAAAATTATTTCTAAAATTTTAGTATTGGCAATTATGTTGGGTCTATTGGCAGGATGTTCAGGCGGAGGTTCAAGTACAGATAAAACAGATTCAGCTTCACCCGCAGCTGAAGGCGGCGGAGACAAAATAGAGATAAAAATAGCGTGTGTAGGTAACGAAGATCACCAATCTACAATTGCGGCAAAGTTATTTAAAGAAAAACTTGAAGAAAAATCTGACGATTTTAAAATCGACATATATCCCAACGCTTCACTTGGCGGAGAAAGAGAAGCAGCTGAAGGAGTTAAGCTTGGAACTATTCAAATGACCATAGTTACATCAGACGGAACTTTACCTGCATGGGTACCTGATATTCAAGTTTTATCAATTCCTTATTTGTTTGAAAATTCAGAAAAGGCATATACAGCTCTTGACGGAATAATAACTGAAAAATTAAATTCCAAATTCGAAGAAGCAGGCTTTAAGCATTTGGCATATGGAGAGCTTGGATTTAGACATTTCACAAATTCCAAGAAAGAAATAAACAGCGCTGAAGATTTAAAAGGTCTATCAATAAGAGTTCAAGAAGCTCCCATCTGGTTTGCACTTCTTGAAAGTTTAGGAGCTTCTGCTGTACCTGTACCCTTTAATGAACTATATACGGCTCTTCAACAAGGAATGTGTGACGGACAGGAAAATCCGGTAGCGTCAATTGCCACTTCTAAATTCAATGAAGTTCAAAAATATCTGAGTTTAGATGGACATACCTATGCAGCAATAAGCTATATAATGAACAAAGATTTCTTTGATGGATTAACTCCTGAACAACAAGAAGCTATTCAAAGTGCATCAACTGAATCAGCACAAGAACAAAGAAAAGTAGTTTCAGAAAAAGAAGCTGAATATTTACAACAACTTAAAGATAGCGGAATGATAGTTACAGAACCTGACAAAGCATCCTTCGTAGAAGCAACAAAGGACATCTATACTCTACCTGAAGTTAAAAAATTAGTGTCTCCTGAGTTTGTTGATGAAGTAAGAGAAGCTATTAAATAAGTGGTGATTTAATGAAATTTTTAGAGAAAATTCTTAAATTTGTAATGATAGTGAGTTCAGCAGTACTTGCTATTGTTACATTTCTACAAGTAGTCATGAGATTTGTCTTTTCCAATCCTGTAGGTTGGGGACAAGATATCATAAGACTTAGCTTTGTGTATCTCGTATTTTTAGGAGCGGCTTATTGTCTTAAAACGGGAGATCATTTAAATATAGACTTAGTTTTCAGTTTTTTATCGAAAAAAGCCGGAAAAATGTTAAATATATTTATTTATATAGTGTTATTGTTTTTCTTCGTATTTTTGCTGGTATTCGGCATAGTTTTTACACAAACGGGCAGTACACAACTTGCTCCTTATACGGGAATACCCATGATGTACTACTATATGAGCATACCCATCAGCGCATTTTATATGATTTTATATTGCATAGAACTACTAAGGGATGCAATTAAGGATTATAGAGGAAAAAATGAGGTCAAAAAAGAAGAGGTGAATTTATGATTATTATACTGATTTTATTTATATCATTTTTCATAGGTTTTCCCATAGCTTTCGCACTGGGGCTGGTATCTCTTGGACAAATTGCAATTGACGGATATCCCTTATTGGTAGTAATACAAAGGATGT
Proteins encoded in this window:
- a CDS encoding TRAP-T family tripartite ATP-independent periplasmic transporter, membrane protein (High confidence in function and specificity); protein product: MKFLEKILKFVMIVSSAVLAIVTFLQVVMRFVFSNPVGWGQDIIRLSFVYLVFLGAAYCLKTGDHLNIDLVFSFLSKKAGKMLNIFIYIVLLFFFVFLLVFGIVFTQTGSTQLAPYTGIPMMYYYMSIPISAFYMILYCIELLRDAIKDYRGKNEVKKEEVNL